A DNA window from Rhizobium sp. NXC14 contains the following coding sequences:
- a CDS encoding glycosyltransferase: MDDTMAGFGGREQIVQASFSVVVPAYNASNVIGRCLQSLLSQQGQTAFEIIVVDDCSADDTIAKAEEIGRGHNNFSVLRLDSNGGPGIARNAGVLRAKGEWICFVDADDVVENNFLEVLQASVEDFTDILAFNSSLYDAETGNSLKASIREDLTRVEGAERLADYLQDRVDRSVIFHLFRRRFLLDNNIMFRGGLHEDVDYMFHALMRARSVKSLDRQIYRKLDTQGSIVNSLSTRHVDGFFDALDAMHALVADTPMWPDLKNPFLTGIINVTASRLLRLLPGKVVKLEDAGKILSTLHGRVVRSMKLAEIAYPLPVPPSGFRTKYRITFDAFMNGMEKGDTTEDMLRVFAEIAPKLWSCYDLHHSVLLGPGEVRTCCKRFTYEGELKGDVVLFGGNGKDFQFTYSDIKQAKDALFLEINRDNSDECRGCPFLKFEDWGRPLDQGVKYLSFEHHSLCNMRCTYCSETYFGGKKPAYDAGAFIDTLKDAKALENMEYIVWGGGEPTVEPRFDELLSKLAEGISDVKQRVITNATMYSETLADLLRKDQAHIVTSIDAGNSKNFSEIRKYKHFERVFENLRRYAACSSRNVVIKYILLPENSSSDELRQYADLIVENGLTDCNFQISCDFKTDRVTDDQLVSIVELHHLLRVRGARLIFLDDLVWQRILTVTPDTLELLKSKLQPSVLETAFEPAYPEGVVVWGIGGQAQIIRRKSQFFKTSKIAYFIDPRPEMIDQRLGGIEVRSPHSALSDDLPIMIGAVQSAPEIYDQIEALGISPQRILQKVIL; this comes from the coding sequence ATGGATGATACAATGGCGGGTTTCGGCGGACGCGAGCAGATCGTGCAGGCGTCTTTTTCCGTCGTCGTTCCCGCCTACAACGCATCAAACGTCATCGGGCGATGCCTGCAGAGCCTATTAAGTCAGCAGGGGCAGACGGCATTTGAAATTATTGTCGTCGACGATTGCTCGGCGGACGACACGATCGCTAAAGCCGAAGAGATAGGTCGTGGGCACAATAACTTTAGCGTCCTGCGCCTCGACAGCAACGGCGGACCCGGCATTGCCAGGAATGCAGGGGTACTCAGAGCAAAAGGCGAATGGATTTGCTTCGTGGATGCCGACGACGTCGTGGAGAACAACTTTCTGGAGGTGCTTCAGGCATCCGTCGAAGACTTCACGGATATCCTCGCGTTCAACTCCAGCCTTTATGACGCAGAAACCGGCAATAGCCTGAAAGCCAGCATCCGCGAGGATCTCACCCGAGTCGAGGGCGCCGAAAGGCTGGCGGATTATCTTCAGGATCGCGTTGATCGATCAGTCATCTTCCATCTGTTCCGCCGCCGTTTCCTCCTAGACAATAACATCATGTTCCGCGGCGGCCTTCACGAGGACGTCGATTATATGTTTCACGCGCTGATGCGCGCGCGTTCTGTCAAGAGTCTTGACAGGCAGATCTACCGCAAGCTCGATACCCAGGGCTCAATCGTAAATTCGCTCAGCACCCGTCATGTCGACGGCTTCTTCGATGCGCTCGATGCCATGCATGCGCTCGTGGCGGACACGCCGATGTGGCCCGACCTGAAAAATCCTTTCCTGACCGGCATCATTAACGTGACCGCGTCTCGCCTGCTCAGGCTGCTGCCCGGCAAGGTGGTCAAGCTCGAGGATGCCGGCAAAATTCTCTCCACGCTTCACGGCCGTGTCGTGCGCTCAATGAAGCTTGCCGAGATTGCCTATCCCCTGCCGGTTCCGCCATCCGGCTTCCGCACCAAATATCGGATCACCTTCGATGCCTTTATGAACGGCATGGAAAAAGGCGATACGACCGAAGATATGCTGAGAGTCTTCGCGGAGATCGCGCCGAAGCTCTGGAGCTGCTACGACCTTCATCATTCCGTTCTGCTCGGGCCTGGCGAGGTGCGTACCTGCTGCAAGCGCTTCACCTATGAAGGCGAACTGAAAGGCGATGTGGTTCTTTTTGGCGGCAACGGCAAGGATTTCCAGTTCACCTACAGCGATATCAAGCAGGCAAAAGATGCCCTGTTCCTCGAGATCAACCGAGACAACTCGGATGAATGCCGCGGTTGTCCCTTCTTGAAATTCGAGGATTGGGGCCGGCCGCTCGATCAAGGCGTCAAGTATCTTTCCTTCGAGCATCACTCGCTTTGCAATATGCGCTGCACCTATTGCAGCGAAACGTATTTTGGCGGCAAGAAGCCTGCCTATGACGCCGGCGCCTTTATCGACACGTTGAAGGATGCGAAGGCGCTCGAGAACATGGAATATATCGTCTGGGGCGGCGGCGAACCGACGGTCGAGCCGCGCTTCGACGAGCTTCTCAGCAAGCTGGCCGAGGGCATTTCCGATGTAAAGCAACGCGTCATCACTAACGCGACGATGTATTCGGAGACCCTTGCCGACCTTCTCCGGAAGGACCAAGCCCATATCGTTACCAGCATCGACGCCGGAAACAGCAAGAATTTCAGTGAGATCCGCAAATATAAACATTTCGAGCGGGTATTCGAAAACCTGCGCCGCTATGCTGCCTGCTCTTCGCGCAATGTCGTCATAAAATATATTCTTTTGCCGGAAAACAGCTCCTCAGACGAACTTCGGCAATATGCCGACCTGATCGTCGAGAATGGCCTAACCGATTGCAACTTCCAAATCAGCTGCGATTTCAAAACGGATCGCGTGACCGATGACCAGTTAGTGTCGATCGTAGAACTTCACCATCTGCTGAGAGTTCGCGGCGCGCGCCTCATTTTCCTTGACGATCTCGTTTGGCAGCGGATTTTGACGGTTACGCCGGATACCCTGGAATTGCTGAAATCCAAGCTGCAACCTTCGGTGCTGGAGACGGCATTCGAGCCGGCCTATCCTGAGGGCGTTGTGGTTTGGGGGATCGGCGGACAGGCTCAGATCATTCGCCGCAAGTCGCAGTTCTTTAAAACGAGCAAAATCGCTTATTTCATTGATCCGCGTCCCGAAATGATCGACCAGAGGCTCGGCGGCATTGAAGTGCGCTCTCCTCATTCGGCCCTGTCGGATGACCTGCCGATTATGATCGGCGCCGTGCAAAGCGCGCCGGAAATCTACGATCAGATTGAGGCTCTCGGCATAAGCCCCCAACGCATTCTGCAGAAAGTCATCCTGTAG
- a CDS encoding glycosyltransferase: MPRVSICIPAYKPDFFELALKSAIAQSYADVEIIVSDDCPTDAIEAICSRYSSLVAYSRNPHPGEYTNIMRLAGLAEGEYIKFLFDDDVLNPFCVQFLLEALEATRGRGTKLAFSPRHVIDERNNFINLINHFQVDRGLKIIEGQDFIRLTAMHHLNLIGEYSTVMMRKADCFDGNGEFRLFRPENGIFRGLLDLSGWTELAKEGAFVAHPHPLSYFRQHSNSKSNHTTNPIFIYAIVFYEDILNYAHANGFLSPQDLPVSYRNLINVYQYWRAAFPELDARIARLSALLDDVGRWSA, translated from the coding sequence TTGCCGCGCGTGTCGATCTGTATACCGGCCTACAAGCCTGATTTCTTTGAACTCGCCCTAAAGAGCGCAATCGCGCAAAGCTATGCGGATGTCGAGATCATTGTCTCGGACGATTGCCCGACGGACGCCATCGAGGCAATCTGTTCACGGTATTCCAGCCTCGTTGCTTATAGCCGCAATCCCCATCCCGGCGAATACACCAATATCATGAGGCTGGCGGGTCTCGCTGAGGGCGAATACATCAAATTTCTGTTCGATGACGACGTGCTTAACCCTTTCTGCGTGCAGTTTCTTCTCGAAGCGCTGGAGGCGACGCGCGGCAGAGGGACGAAACTTGCCTTTTCGCCGCGGCACGTGATCGACGAGAGGAACAACTTCATCAACCTGATCAACCATTTCCAAGTCGATCGGGGTTTGAAGATCATCGAAGGCCAGGATTTCATCCGCTTGACCGCGATGCATCACCTCAACCTTATCGGCGAATATTCGACCGTGATGATGCGTAAGGCGGACTGCTTTGACGGAAATGGCGAGTTCCGCCTTTTCAGGCCCGAAAACGGCATCTTCCGTGGCCTTCTTGATCTTTCAGGCTGGACAGAACTCGCCAAGGAAGGCGCGTTCGTCGCCCATCCGCACCCGCTTTCCTATTTCCGGCAGCATTCCAATTCCAAATCAAACCACACCACGAACCCGATCTTCATCTACGCCATCGTCTTTTACGAAGACATTCTGAACTATGCGCACGCCAACGGATTCCTCAGCCCGCAGGATTTGCCGGTCTCCTATCGCAATCTGATCAATGTCTACCAGTATTGGCGCGCCGCCTTTCCGGAACTCGATGCGAGGATCGCTCGCCTGAGCGCGCTGCTTGATGATGTCGGGCGATGGAGCGCGTAG
- a CDS encoding GNAT family N-acetyltransferase: protein MIDIPTLETERLTLRPHRLDDFEAHAALWADEKVVRFITGAPSTREQSWSRMLRIAGMWHHMGFGFLAIVERESGRFIGEAGFLEARRDMKPSIEGTMEIGWALMPAAHGHGYATEALTALIGWAEAHFPGKPMSCIISPENHASLRAAAKLGFRETIRTQYNGEIIQFSR from the coding sequence GTGATCGACATACCCACCTTGGAAACAGAGCGGCTGACGCTTCGCCCTCACCGCCTCGACGATTTCGAGGCGCATGCGGCGCTATGGGCGGACGAAAAGGTCGTTCGCTTCATTACCGGTGCGCCGTCGACGCGCGAGCAGAGCTGGAGCCGCATGCTGCGCATCGCCGGCATGTGGCACCATATGGGTTTCGGCTTTCTGGCGATCGTGGAAAGGGAAAGCGGTAGGTTCATCGGCGAAGCTGGTTTCCTCGAAGCCCGGCGCGATATGAAACCGTCGATCGAGGGAACGATGGAGATCGGCTGGGCGCTGATGCCCGCGGCTCACGGCCACGGTTATGCCACAGAGGCGCTGACGGCTCTGATCGGCTGGGCGGAGGCGCACTTTCCGGGAAAGCCGATGAGCTGCATCATCAGTCCCGAGAACCACGCCTCGCTGCGGGCCGCAGCCAAACTCGGTTTCCGCGAGACCATCCGCACGCAATACAACGGCGAGATCATTCAGTTTTCGCGTTAG
- a CDS encoding cupin domain-containing protein — protein MAAESKAVINIADLKLDHWKQGELYEGADVSFGALLGLAGLGISYNEVPSGKSSCPFHNHHVEDELFYVIAGTGEYRFGDERHPIKAGDVLGAPAGGPETAHQLINTGTTTLVYLGISTMAKTEIVEYPDSGKFLAKTNRDATETGRFRHIGRTEGDLDYWDGEPGA, from the coding sequence ATGGCGGCGGAATCGAAAGCGGTGATCAATATCGCTGATCTCAAGCTCGACCACTGGAAACAGGGCGAGCTCTACGAAGGCGCCGACGTCTCCTTCGGAGCGCTGCTCGGCCTGGCGGGCCTCGGCATCAGCTACAATGAGGTGCCATCCGGCAAATCGAGCTGCCCCTTCCACAATCACCATGTCGAAGACGAGCTGTTCTACGTGATCGCAGGCACCGGCGAATACCGTTTCGGCGACGAGCGCCATCCGATCAAGGCAGGCGACGTGCTCGGCGCACCGGCGGGCGGGCCGGAAACGGCGCATCAGCTTATCAATACCGGCACAACCACCCTCGTCTATCTCGGCATCTCGACGATGGCGAAGACCGAAATCGTCGAATATCCCGATTCCGGAAAGTTCCTTGCCAAGACCAACAGGGACGCGACAGAAACCGGGCGCTTCCGCCATATCGGAAGGACCGAAGGCGATCTCGACTATTGGGACGGTGAGCCCGGCGCCTGA
- a CDS encoding 6,7-dimethyl-8-ribityllumazine synthase encodes MSRETAPHILIVEARFYDDMADALLEGATFALEQAGATYEVVTVPGALEIPAAIAMALDGDDNGGTHYDGYVALGMVIRGETYHFDIVSNESSRALMDLAVSESLAIGNGILTVENDEQAWARARRSDKDKGGFAARAALTMIALKQKLGA; translated from the coding sequence ATGTCGAGAGAGACCGCTCCCCATATTTTGATCGTCGAGGCCCGCTTCTATGACGACATGGCCGATGCGCTGCTCGAAGGCGCGACCTTTGCGCTCGAGCAGGCCGGCGCCACCTATGAGGTCGTCACCGTTCCCGGCGCGTTGGAAATTCCGGCGGCGATTGCCATGGCGCTCGATGGCGACGACAATGGCGGCACGCATTATGACGGCTATGTCGCTCTCGGCATGGTCATTCGCGGCGAGACCTACCATTTCGATATCGTATCGAACGAATCCTCGCGCGCTCTGATGGACCTCGCGGTTAGTGAATCCCTTGCCATCGGCAACGGCATTCTGACCGTGGAAAATGACGAACAGGCTTGGGCCCGCGCCCGCCGTTCGGACAAGGACAAGGGCGGGTTTGCCGCTCGTGCGGCTCTGACGATGATCGCGCTGAAGCAGAAACTGGGTGCATAA
- the nusB gene encoding transcription antitermination factor NusB, producing MNDDKTERPVKTANQRGAARLAAVQALYQMDVGGTGVLEIVAEYEAHRLGQELDGATYLKADAAWFRSIVSGVVRDQVRLDPLIAAALQDDWALSRLDSTVRAILRAGVFELLDRKDVPVAVIVTEYVEIARAFFDDDEPKLVNAVLDRIAKQVRGEAKK from the coding sequence ATGAACGACGACAAGACGGAACGGCCGGTCAAGACTGCGAACCAGCGGGGCGCCGCCCGCCTGGCGGCCGTTCAGGCGCTTTATCAGATGGATGTCGGTGGCACCGGCGTTCTGGAAATCGTCGCTGAATACGAGGCGCACCGCCTCGGCCAGGAACTCGACGGCGCGACCTATCTGAAGGCCGATGCCGCCTGGTTCCGCTCGATCGTCTCCGGCGTCGTGCGTGATCAGGTCCGTCTAGATCCGCTAATTGCTGCAGCGCTGCAGGATGATTGGGCGCTGTCGCGCCTCGACAGCACGGTTCGCGCCATCCTGCGCGCCGGCGTCTTCGAGCTCCTCGATCGCAAGGACGTCCCGGTGGCGGTCATCGTCACTGAATATGTCGAGATCGCTCGAGCCTTTTTTGATGACGACGAGCCGAAGCTCGTCAACGCCGTACTGGACCGCATCGCCAAGCAGGTCCGCGGCGAAGCGAAGAAGTAA